ATGCGCTCTGCGCGATGTGCGTGGGCGTGGGGCAGGGCATCGCCATCATCATCGAACGGGTCTGAAGGAGACGCACGCCATGTATGCACAGCTTGTCACCTCGGAAGGCGGCACCCCCCGCGACGCCATGTCCGACCAGGAGCGCGCCTTTCAGGCCCGCATCGACCGGGGCGAAAAGATCGAGCCCAAGGAGTGGATGCCCGAGGGCTATCGCAAGACGCTGATCCGCCAGATCGGCCAGCATGCCCATAGCGAGATCGTGGGCCAGCTGCCCGAGGGCAACTGGATCACCCGCGCCCCCACGCTGGAGCGCAAGGCGATCCTGCTGGCCAAGGTCCAGGACGAGGCGGGGCATGGCCTCTATCTCTATTCCGCGGCCGAGACGCTTGGCGTCAGCCGCGACGAATTGCTGGAGGCGCTGCATTCGGGGCGGATGAAATATTCCAGCATCTTCAACTATCCGACCCTGACCTGGGCCGATATGGGCGCGGTGGGCTGGCTGGTCGACGGGGCCGCGATCATGAACCAGGTGCCGCTGCAGCGCACCAGCTACGGCCCCTATTCCCGCGCGATGATCCGCATCTGCAAGGAGGAGTCGTTCCACCAGCGCCAGGGCTATGACATCATGATGAAAATGTGTTCGGGCACGCCCGAGCAGAAGGCCATGGCCCAGGATGCGCTGGACCGGTTCTGGTATCCCTCGCTGATGATGTTCGGGCCGTCCGACAAGGATTCCGTCCATTCCGCGCAATCGATGGCGTGGAAGATCAAGATGAACACCAATGACGAGCTGCGCCAGAAATTCGTGGACCAGACCGTGCCCCAGGCCCGGCATCTGGGCCTGACCATCCCCGACCCGGATCTGGCGTGGAACGAGGAGAAGGGCGGGCATGATTTCACCGAACCCGATTGGGACGAATTCTACGCGGTGATCGCGGGGAACGGGCCGTGCAATGCCGAACGGCTCGGCGCGCGGGTCAAGGCCTGGGATGACGGCGCCTGGTTCCGCGACGCGCTGATGGCCCATGCGGAGAAGGCCCGCGCCCGGCGCATGGCGGCGGAGTGAGGGGGATGACGATGAAGACCGAATGGCCGCTCTGGGAGGTGTTCGTGCGCGGACAGCACGGGCTGAACCACCGCCATGTGGGCAGCCTGCATGCCCCGGACGCGGAAATGGCGATCCGCAATGCACGCGACGTCTATACCCGCCGCAGCGAGGGCGTGTCGATCTGGGTGGTGCCGTCGGCCGCGATCACCGCTTCCAGCCCGTCCGAGAAGGGGCCGATGTTCGACCCGGCGCAGGACAAGATCTATCGCCACCCGACCTTCTACGACATTCCCGACGATGTGGGGCATATGTGATGGACCAGGACCCCGTCGTCACTTGGGCACTGCGGATGGGCGACAATGCCCTGATCCTGGGGCACCGCCTGTCGGAATGGTGCGGCCATGCCCCCGCGCTGGAGGAGGACATCGCCACCGCCAACACCGCGCTGGACCTGATCGGGCAATGCCGGATGTGGCTGCAGCTGGCGGGCGATGCCGAGGGGCGGGGCCGCAGCGCCGACGATCTGGCCTATCTGCGCGACGCGGGCGCGTTCCGCAACCTGTTGCTGGTGGAACGGCCCAATGGCGATTACGGCCATACGATCATGCGCCAGTTCCTGTTCGACGCCTTCCACCTGGAGGCGCTGGAGGCCGCAGAGGGATCCACGGACAGCCGCATCGCCGGGATCGCGGCCAAGGCCCGCAAGGAGGTCGCCTATCACCTGGAGCGCTCGTCCGACCTGGTGATCCGGCTCGGCGACGGGTCGGATGACAGCGCGGCGCGGATGCGGGCGGCGCTAGACGCGCTCTGGCCCTTCACGGGCGAGATGTTTGTCGATGACGATGCCGACCGGGCGGCGGCCGATGCGGGGGTGGCGGTGCTGCCGTCCTCGCTGCGGGAGGGCTGGGACGCCACCGTGACCGAGGTGCTGGCCGAGGCGCGCCTGGACAGCCCCGGCGAGGTCTGGCAGCAGGGCGTGACCGGGCGCGGCGGCGGCAGGCGGGGGGTTCACAGCGAACATCTGGGCGGGCTTCTGGCGCAGATGCAGTTCCTGCAGCGCGCCTATCCCGGCGCGCGCTGGTGACGGCCATGGCCCGCATCGACACGGATCTGGTCTGGGACTGGCTGTCCGAACTGCCCGACCCGGAGATCCCCGCGATCTCGCTGACCGATCTGGGGATTATCCGCGACGTGGAATGGCAGGGCGACACGCTGGTCGTGACGGTGACGCCCACCTATTCCGGCTGTCCCGCCACCTCCGTGATCGAGATGGAGATCGAGACCGCGCTGCGCGCCCGCGGCGTCACCGCGCTGCAGCTGCGCCGCCGCATCGCGCCGGCCTGGACCACCGACTGGATCACCCCCGAGGGGCGCGAGAAGCTGCGCGCCTATGGCATCGCGCCGCCCATTGACGGCACCGCGCCGGACGGGCGCATCCGGCGGCTGGCGGGCGGCAACATGGCCGTGCCCTGTCCGCGCTGCGCATCGACCGCCACCGAACGGATCAGCCAGTTCGGATCGACGCCCTGCAAGGCCAGCTGGCGCTGCACCGCCTGCCTGGAGCCCTTCGACTACTTCAAGTGCCACTGAGGAGCGTCCCATGGCCTGTTTCCTGCCCCTGACCGTGACCGCGATCCGGCGCGAGACCCGCGACGCGGTGGTCCTGACCCTGACCCCGCGCCCCAAGGACATGGCGGCCTTCGCCTTTGTCCAAGGCCAGTATCTGACCTTCCGCCGTGATTTCGACGGGACCGAGCTGCGCCGCAGCTATTCCATCTGCGCGGGGCTGGACGATGGCTGCCTGCAGGTGGCGGTCAAGCGGGTCGAGGGGGGGGCCTTTTCCAGCTGGGTCAATACCGATCTGGCGCCGGGCGACATCCTGGAGGCGATGCCCCCCGCGGGGCGCTTCTTCGCGCCGGTCGAGGGCGCGCGGCATTACCTGGCCTTCGCCGCCGGATCGGGGATCACGCCGATCCTGTCGATCATCCGCACCGCCCTTGCGCGCGAGCCCGATGCCCGGGTGACGCTGGTCTATGCCAATCGCGGGGCCGCATCGATCATGTTCCGTGAGGATCTGGAGGATCTGAAGAACCTGCATCTGGGCCGCCTGTCGGTGATCCATGTCCTGGAACAGGAGGGGCAGGAGATCGAGCTGTTCACCGGCCGTCTGGAGGCTGACCGGCTGGCGCGGCTGTTCCGGCTGTGGATCGACCCGGCCGGCGCCGACATGGCCTTCATCTGCGGGCCCGAGCCGATGATGCTGGCCGTGGCCGCATCGCTGCGCGATCACGGCATGGCCGATGACCGCATCCGGTTCGAGCTGTTCTCGGCCGGTCAGCAGGGCCGCGCCGCGACCCCGCCCCGCCCGGTCGCGGCGCCGACCGATCAGGGGGTCGAGGCGGCGGTGACCCTGGACGGCACCACCCGCCGCATCGCGGTCGCGCCGGGCCAGACCCTGCTGGAGGCGGCGCTGGCCGCGCAGATGGACGCGCCTTGGTCCTGCCGCGCGGGGGTCTGTTCGACCTGCCGCTGCAAGGTGACCGAGGGCGCGGTCGAGATGGCTGTGAACCACGCGCTGGAGGATGACGAGGTCAGGGCGGGCTATGTCCTGTCCTGCCAGGCCGTGCCGCTGACGGCCGCGGTCACCATGACCTATGACGCCTGAAAGGATCCCCACCATGGACAGCCGCCGCCTTGAAAGCCTGATCGCCGGGCGCTGGATCCCCGGCCGGGCCGAGGGCCAGCCCCTGCTGGATGCCGCCACCGGCGCGCTGATCGCCCATGTGGACGCGACCGGCATCGACATGGCCGAGGCGCTGGATCACGGCCGCCGCAAGGGCGGCCCCGCCCTGCGCGCGATGACCTTCCATGACCGGGCGCTGATGCTCAAGGCGCTCGGCTTGGCGCTGCTGGAGCGCAAGGAGGTCTTCTATGCCGAAAGCTATCGCAGCGGGGCCACGC
The Paracoccus aestuarii genome window above contains:
- the paaA gene encoding 1,2-phenylacetyl-CoA epoxidase subunit PaaA is translated as MYAQLVTSEGGTPRDAMSDQERAFQARIDRGEKIEPKEWMPEGYRKTLIRQIGQHAHSEIVGQLPEGNWITRAPTLERKAILLAKVQDEAGHGLYLYSAAETLGVSRDELLEALHSGRMKYSSIFNYPTLTWADMGAVGWLVDGAAIMNQVPLQRTSYGPYSRAMIRICKEESFHQRQGYDIMMKMCSGTPEQKAMAQDALDRFWYPSLMMFGPSDKDSVHSAQSMAWKIKMNTNDELRQKFVDQTVPQARHLGLTIPDPDLAWNEEKGGHDFTEPDWDEFYAVIAGNGPCNAERLGARVKAWDDGAWFRDALMAHAEKARARRMAAE
- the paaC gene encoding 1,2-phenylacetyl-CoA epoxidase subunit PaaC, which encodes MDQDPVVTWALRMGDNALILGHRLSEWCGHAPALEEDIATANTALDLIGQCRMWLQLAGDAEGRGRSADDLAYLRDAGAFRNLLLVERPNGDYGHTIMRQFLFDAFHLEALEAAEGSTDSRIAGIAAKARKEVAYHLERSSDLVIRLGDGSDDSAARMRAALDALWPFTGEMFVDDDADRAAADAGVAVLPSSLREGWDATVTEVLAEARLDSPGEVWQQGVTGRGGGRRGVHSEHLGGLLAQMQFLQRAYPGARW
- a CDS encoding 2Fe-2S iron-sulfur cluster-binding protein, with the translated sequence MACFLPLTVTAIRRETRDAVVLTLTPRPKDMAAFAFVQGQYLTFRRDFDGTELRRSYSICAGLDDGCLQVAVKRVEGGAFSSWVNTDLAPGDILEAMPPAGRFFAPVEGARHYLAFAAGSGITPILSIIRTALAREPDARVTLVYANRGAASIMFREDLEDLKNLHLGRLSVIHVLEQEGQEIELFTGRLEADRLARLFRLWIDPAGADMAFICGPEPMMLAVAASLRDHGMADDRIRFELFSAGQQGRAATPPRPVAAPTDQGVEAAVTLDGTTRRIAVAPGQTLLEAALAAQMDAPWSCRAGVCSTCRCKVTEGAVEMAVNHALEDDEVRAGYVLSCQAVPLTAAVTMTYDA
- the paaD gene encoding 1,2-phenylacetyl-CoA epoxidase subunit PaaD, whose translation is MARIDTDLVWDWLSELPDPEIPAISLTDLGIIRDVEWQGDTLVVTVTPTYSGCPATSVIEMEIETALRARGVTALQLRRRIAPAWTTDWITPEGREKLRAYGIAPPIDGTAPDGRIRRLAGGNMAVPCPRCASTATERISQFGSTPCKASWRCTACLEPFDYFKCH
- the paaB gene encoding 1,2-phenylacetyl-CoA epoxidase subunit PaaB, with amino-acid sequence MKTEWPLWEVFVRGQHGLNHRHVGSLHAPDAEMAIRNARDVYTRRSEGVSIWVVPSAAITASSPSEKGPMFDPAQDKIYRHPTFYDIPDDVGHM